The uncultured Paludibaculum sp. sequence GGCTATCTAGGGATGCTCCATGCCGAATACAGCACGTACTTCGGCGGCGAACAAAGCGGCAAGCCGGGCCCCGGGCTCTTGGTGGAGCCGGTCAAGGAACACCCCTGCCAGTGATTCGTAATACCAGTGCTGTTGTTCGCGACCGCGCTTAAATCGAGTCCATGCGGTCTCCCCGCGCAGTGCGAAATCCTCGCGAATCGAACGAATGTTGTCGATCTTGTCGGCGATCGCCACCAGCAGCAGGTCCTCGTTGGCCGATCGCAGCAGGTCGATGGTGTGCTGCTTGCGCTCCTCCCACGTGGCCGCTCTATCCGGCTCGCTGGCGCCCCGCACCAGTTCTTCCACCTGTTCTCCGAAGAGGGAACGAATCTGGCCGTAGGTCACCGAGCAGTCTTCCACCGTATCGTGCAGGATCGCGGCCACGGCCAGGGTTTCACTGCAGCCGGCATCCAACAAGGTGGCCGCCGCCCGCATCGGGTGGATCAGATAGGGCACCCTCGTGCCTTTGCGATATTGCCCGGAATGCGCCGCCGCCGCAAACTGAATGGCAAAGAAGATCAGGGGAGAATCCATCGCTGCTGTAACAACCAGTAAACCACAGGAACAGAGAACAGGCTGGAGTCCACGCGGTCCAACCAGCCGCCGTGCCCGGGCAGCAGATTGCCGCTGTCCTTCACGCCCGCGCCGCGCTTGATGGCCGATTCACACAGGTCGCCCACCTGCCCCGCCACATTGGCCGCCGTGCACAGTAGCAGGCCTGGGCCCAGCCCGATCTCGGGGAACTTCCAATGCAGGAACAGCGCACCCAATGCCATGGCGGATACGGTCGAAGCCACGGTCCCTTCCCACGACTTTCCTGGACTGATCGACGGTGCCAGTTTATGGCGGCCGAAGTTCTTGCCGAAGTAGAAAGCAAACGTGTCGCCTACCCAGTTGATGGCCACCGCAAACAGCATCCACCACGGACTGCGCGCGTGCAGGAACACGCCGCACCGCCATGCTCCGAATACGTAGAGCACGCCAAACACCGTCATCGCGGCAATTGGCAGCACACGCGGCAAGGTCCTCACCCTCATGGCCAGGATCCAGGCCAGCAGGGCAAACAGCGTCAGGTACAGCGATTCGCCGCTAGGCAGCACCAGCAGCAGCAGGCCAGCCAGGTAGCCGATCGGGCTGTGTCGCGGATCAGAACCCGACTCCGGGAAATGCGCCGCAACGATGCCTTGATACTCGTAAAAGCACAGGCAGCCGACCGTCGCCAGAACGCCCAGAAAGAACCAGTCGGGCGCGAAGACGACGGCATAGAAGAAGAATGGGGTGATGACCAGTCCGGTAAGAAGCCGCTTCATCGGGTGGGTGAGCTGACGGCTTCCAACGCGGGATCGTCGGCGCACACGCGGGCAGGCGCCGGTCGAATCCCTCCAAAGCGGCGGTCCCGCTTCTGGTACGCCGCCAGGGCCTCCAGCAGCGCGGTCCGATTGAAATCCGGCCAGTAAGTCTCCGTAACGTAGAGCTCGGCGTAAGCAATCTGCCACAGCAGAAAGTTCGAAATCCGCATTTCGCCGGAAGTGCGGATCAGCAGGTCGGGTTCAGGCTGCCCGGCCGTGTACAGGTTCCGGCTGATGGCATCCTCGTCTATTTTTAGCTGGTCCAGACGCCCTGCCCGTCTGGCCTCGTCGACAATCTGATTCACCGCGTCGACAATCTCGCTGCGGCCACCGTAGTTGATGGCCAGATTGAGAATCAGTCCGCTGTTTCCAGCAGTCGTCGTCGCCGCGCTGTCCAGTTCCTTGCGGATTTCGCTTGAAAGCTCGTCCAACCGGCCGATGGCCCGCAGCCGGATGTTGTTTTGCATCAGGTGGGCCACTTCCTTCTTCAGGTAGTAGCAGAGCAGACGCCACAACGTCTCGACTTCCGTCCGAGGCCGTTTCCAGTTCTCCACCGAGAAGGCGTACAACGTGAGGGATTGCACGTTCATCCGCGCACACGTCTCCACCGTCATCCGCACCGGTTCCACGCCCGCCTTGTGACCCGCCGCGCGCGGCAGTCTCCGGCTGTTGGCCCACCGGCCGTTGCCGTCCATAATGACCCCGATATGTGCTGGAAGACGCTCAGGATCCAGCGACCGGGCGAGCACCCATTCGGGCGAGCCCGGCTTCAACGTCTGCAGTAACGCCTGCATGGATAAGAAGTCCTTCATATCTTATCGCATCCGGCTCTTTTGAGCCCCCCGTCCCTTCGGTTTGGCAGCCATAACCCGAAGCCCACCGGCCAGATCGCCGTCGCACTCGGCCAAGCCCATGAATCTTTTATAACTTCTGAAGATTTGTATTGAAATCGACAGGCATTCGTCACAAGATTGTCATAGAGGATAAAAATGTCTGTTTCTCGCGTCGTCTGCCTGGTCGCAACCGTGCTCCAAGCCTTCGCCGCGGAGCCCGCCCGCGTAGGAATTCTCCTGACGGTTCCCCCTTCGACACCCGAGGCCGTTGTGGAAGCCCTGCGGGCCGAGACAGAAGAGTCATTAAGGATGACCGGCATCCACATCGAGTGGCGGCCCGGCCACGGTCAAGCCGCCAATGAAACGTTTGACCGCGTCGTCAGCCTGGTACTCACCGGGCCCTGCCGCCCCACCCGCTCGGACCGAAACCGGACGTCCCACACGCTGGGCATCACTCACATCTCCGACGGGCTGGTCCTGCCCTTTGTCGAGATCGATTGCGGCACGGTCCTGCGAGTCATGGAAAGCGGGAATGCTCACATCTCGCTCTTCACCCCGCCGAATGTCTTCGGACGAGCTTTGGGGCGCGTGGCGGTCCACGAGATCCACCACGTTCTCACCGCCAGTTCCATTCACGACAATGACGGGCTCACCAAGGCTACCTTTACGCGCACCGATCTGACGCTCGGAGGTCTTCACCTGACGGATGCGGCCGTACAACGCCTGCGGCACTGCCTGGGCCAGACCGATCTAGAAACTCAGAATCGCGGCCAGCAGCGCGCCCACTCCGAGGAATGAACCAAAGGGCAGTTCATAGTTGTCGGAGCTTTGCCGCTTCAACTTGATCCACGCCAAGCCCAACACCGTACCCAGTAGCGATCCGGCCATCAGGCCCACCAGTGTCGTCTCCAGGCCTAGAAACGCGCCCATCATCGCCACCATCTTGACGTCCCCAAAGCCGAGCCCTTCCCGCCCGCGTAGCCGTTCGTAAGCCCAGCCCAGGAACCACAGCCCGCCCCCCAGCAGCGCAGCCGCCAGGACGGAATTCACAAACGAAGCCATGGCGCCGCTGGCCTGCGGATAGTAGACGGAGACCATTGCTCCGACCAGTCCATACGGCAGAAGCACAACCGGGGAAAACATCACGCCCAGGGCCATGCCCCACTTGGTGAACTCATCGGGCAGGATGCGCGTTTCCAGATCGGAGAAGATGAGTTCCACCAGGATGGCCGAGAAAACGCACCACTTCACTGCCGCCCACGTTGCGCCAAAGTGATAGACCGCGCCGACAAACAATGCGCACGTCAGCGCCTCCACAACGGGGTAGCGGAACGAAATGGGTTCTCCGCAGCACCGCCCCTTGCCGCCAAGCATCACGAAGCTCACCACGG is a genomic window containing:
- a CDS encoding prepilin peptidase, with protein sequence MTEAFLYTMMAGVFGLIIGSFLNVCISRLPDDYSIDEPRSQCPRCGRMIQWYDNLPVVSFVMLGGKGRCCGEPISFRYPVVEALTCALFVGAVYHFGATWAAVKWCVFSAILVELIFSDLETRILPDEFTKWGMALGVMFSPVVLLPYGLVGAMVSVYYPQASGAMASFVNSVLAAALLGGGLWFLGWAYERLRGREGLGFGDVKMVAMMGAFLGLETTLVGLMAGSLLGTVLGLAWIKLKRQSSDNYELPFGSFLGVGALLAAILSF
- a CDS encoding isoprenyl transferase, producing the protein MKDFLSMQALLQTLKPGSPEWVLARSLDPERLPAHIGVIMDGNGRWANSRRLPRAAGHKAGVEPVRMTVETCARMNVQSLTLYAFSVENWKRPRTEVETLWRLLCYYLKKEVAHLMQNNIRLRAIGRLDELSSEIRKELDSAATTTAGNSGLILNLAINYGGRSEIVDAVNQIVDEARRAGRLDQLKIDEDAISRNLYTAGQPEPDLLIRTSGEMRISNFLLWQIAYAELYVTETYWPDFNRTALLEALAAYQKRDRRFGGIRPAPARVCADDPALEAVSSPTR
- a CDS encoding phosphatidate cytidylyltransferase; protein product: MKRLLTGLVITPFFFYAVVFAPDWFFLGVLATVGCLCFYEYQGIVAAHFPESGSDPRHSPIGYLAGLLLLVLPSGESLYLTLFALLAWILAMRVRTLPRVLPIAAMTVFGVLYVFGAWRCGVFLHARSPWWMLFAVAINWVGDTFAFYFGKNFGRHKLAPSISPGKSWEGTVASTVSAMALGALFLHWKFPEIGLGPGLLLCTAANVAGQVGDLCESAIKRGAGVKDSGNLLPGHGGWLDRVDSSLFSVPVVYWLLQQRWILP
- a CDS encoding HD domain-containing protein, translated to MDSPLIFFAIQFAAAAHSGQYRKGTRVPYLIHPMRAAATLLDAGCSETLAVAAILHDTVEDCSVTYGQIRSLFGEQVEELVRGASEPDRAATWEERKQHTIDLLRSANEDLLLVAIADKIDNIRSIREDFALRGETAWTRFKRGREQQHWYYESLAGVFLDRLHQEPGARLAALFAAEVRAVFGMEHP